A window of the Halobacterium hubeiense genome harbors these coding sequences:
- a CDS encoding DUF7475 family protein produces the protein MSDLGTNTTGRSSDLISLPDSLIGYLANDLAVITGIIHLLLAPQFYGFSQTLGILFALNGLGFLGGVGLYLTRYWRRELYLVAAAYAFVTILSFFFYGGFEGFLSAFYMQGSLNWNALGAKLAEALFVVCSLALYTTSET, from the coding sequence ATGTCAGATCTCGGTACCAATACGACGGGGCGCAGTAGCGACCTCATCAGCCTCCCAGACAGCCTCATTGGCTATCTCGCCAACGACCTCGCGGTCATCACCGGCATTATCCACCTGCTGTTGGCGCCACAGTTCTACGGCTTCAGTCAGACGCTGGGCATCCTGTTCGCGCTCAACGGTCTCGGCTTCTTGGGCGGCGTCGGACTATACCTGACACGGTACTGGCGGCGCGAGCTCTACCTCGTGGCGGCCGCCTACGCGTTCGTCACCATCCTCTCGTTTTTCTTCTACGGCGGGTTTGAGGGATTCCTCTCGGCGTTCTACATGCAGGGGTCGCTCAATTGGAACGCGCTGGGAGCAAAGCTCGCTGAAGCCCTGTTC
- a CDS encoding TetR/AcrR family transcriptional regulator: protein MANNPLFPEDPDDTRAAIMEATFDALAEHGYSDLTINQVSQRFAKSEGLIFYHYDGKDEILLELLKYLLERVQKGRLPIADDVDPETRLRALLDNILPTGDEHQKRDYEKVLVELRTRAIHNEDYRECFNRSQMGFRESVREIIVAGIESGDFREVDPDSVADFILALVSGEIFDRITVDRHRTVRTELDDYIEDRLLAVEES from the coding sequence ATGGCGAATAACCCGCTCTTCCCGGAGGACCCTGACGACACTCGGGCAGCCATCATGGAGGCGACATTTGATGCGCTGGCTGAACACGGGTACAGTGACCTCACAATTAATCAGGTGAGCCAGCGGTTCGCCAAGTCGGAAGGCCTGATTTTCTACCACTATGACGGGAAAGACGAGATACTCCTTGAGCTTCTTAAGTACCTGCTTGAACGCGTTCAGAAGGGCAGACTACCCATCGCTGACGATGTAGATCCGGAAACACGACTTCGAGCACTGCTTGACAACATTCTCCCGACCGGTGATGAACACCAAAAACGCGACTACGAGAAGGTGCTGGTCGAATTACGAACACGAGCAATCCACAATGAGGACTACCGAGAATGTTTTAATCGGTCACAAATGGGTTTCCGGGAGTCGGTGCGAGAGATCATCGTGGCTGGCATCGAGTCCGGTGATTTCAGAGAGGTTGACCCTGATTCCGTTGCAGATTTCATCCTCGCACTGGTTAGTGGGGAAATATTTGACCGGATTACAGTGGATAGGCATCGAACCGTCCGTACAGAGCTCGATGACTATATTGAAGACCGACTCTTGGCCGTCGAAGAGTCGTAA
- a CDS encoding COG1361 S-layer family protein: MTQKTPEHTHNSKVLHLLILSVLITGSVVGGVAVTATAQAGSSGQVIGAPDISFATGSGTFSAGTTGELTVSIVNRGQILRAGPSQYEDRVTTAEALTFEPQDDDVPIKIQTERVTVGNFPVGGAEQPISVTVPDDTEPGTYDIPITAEYTYTRFIDYTANGVDEITESTKEKTDSITIHVNENAQFEIVDSNASAQIGDENDISVALRNTGSEIASGASVTAESRSSSVTFESADTSSSTFVGDWEPGEVRTATYNVRLESDAVLRGYPLDLTVNYEDSDGFDQTSNPLTSVVQSTPEQSFAVTDVSSSLRVGESGAITGTIENTGPTPVESVAVRPNENLSSVVPGEKSVVVGSLAPSESTSFRLPMEVTSEGEPGEKLIGLDVQYRDSDGDQRTYSKHDISASVGPERDAFKLAATDQTISVGSSRTLAVEVTNNLDETVTDVDARLFADDPLATGDTDTSYIESLEPGESTTLDFDVSATAAATAGNTYPISFDFRYTDRRGDTHLSDTFRYPLNAAQSTNGGGPPLVLIGGAAVIVLGGAAVVYRRYN, from the coding sequence ATGACTCAGAAAACGCCAGAACACACGCACAACTCGAAGGTATTGCACCTCCTCATACTATCCGTCCTGATAACCGGGTCAGTGGTCGGCGGTGTCGCCGTTACAGCGACGGCTCAAGCCGGCTCTTCTGGCCAAGTAATTGGCGCCCCAGATATCTCGTTTGCGACCGGTTCGGGCACGTTTTCGGCCGGGACCACCGGTGAACTAACGGTCTCGATCGTTAACCGTGGCCAGATTCTGAGAGCCGGTCCGTCCCAGTATGAAGACCGGGTCACCACCGCGGAAGCATTAACCTTTGAACCGCAAGATGATGACGTTCCGATCAAGATCCAAACCGAACGAGTGACGGTCGGTAATTTCCCGGTTGGAGGGGCGGAACAACCGATTTCGGTCACTGTGCCGGACGATACTGAACCCGGGACATACGACATTCCGATTACGGCCGAATATACGTACACCCGATTCATCGATTATACCGCCAACGGGGTCGATGAGATAACGGAATCCACGAAAGAGAAAACCGACTCGATAACCATCCATGTCAATGAAAATGCGCAGTTCGAGATCGTCGACTCAAATGCGTCAGCACAAATCGGCGATGAGAACGATATCTCAGTTGCGCTCCGCAACACGGGCTCCGAGATTGCTAGTGGGGCGAGTGTAACGGCTGAGTCCAGAAGCAGCTCGGTAACGTTCGAATCTGCCGATACGTCTTCATCCACCTTCGTTGGCGATTGGGAACCGGGTGAGGTTCGAACCGCTACCTACAACGTTCGACTCGAGTCTGATGCCGTCCTCCGTGGCTATCCGCTTGATTTGACGGTGAACTACGAGGACAGTGACGGGTTCGACCAGACGTCCAACCCACTGACTTCCGTGGTCCAGTCGACTCCGGAACAGTCCTTCGCCGTTACCGATGTCTCGTCGTCGCTCCGTGTTGGCGAAAGTGGGGCGATTACGGGGACGATTGAGAACACCGGCCCCACTCCGGTGGAGAGTGTGGCGGTCCGTCCGAATGAGAACCTCTCGTCGGTCGTCCCGGGTGAGAAATCTGTCGTTGTTGGGTCGCTTGCCCCCAGTGAGTCCACGTCGTTCCGACTTCCGATGGAAGTCACCAGCGAGGGTGAACCAGGCGAGAAATTGATCGGGCTTGACGTGCAGTACCGGGACAGCGACGGCGATCAGCGAACGTACAGCAAACACGACATTTCAGCGTCTGTTGGACCGGAGCGGGACGCGTTCAAACTAGCGGCCACGGATCAAACGATTTCTGTGGGGAGTTCGCGGACGCTCGCAGTTGAAGTGACAAACAATCTCGACGAGACCGTGACTGACGTCGATGCACGGCTGTTCGCAGATGACCCACTCGCCACCGGTGACACGGATACCAGCTACATCGAATCACTAGAACCCGGTGAGTCCACGACGCTTGACTTCGACGTGTCGGCTACAGCCGCCGCGACAGCCGGGAACACGTATCCGATTTCCTTTGACTTCCGGTACACGGACCGCCGTGGCGACACCCACCTCTCAGATACGTTCCGGTATCCGCTTAACGCAGCTCAATCGACGAACGGCGGCGGGCCACCGCTCGTCCTTATTGGCGGGGCAGCAGTAATTGTCCTCGGGGGTGCAGCAGTCGTCTATCGGAGGTATAACTGA